One Aphidius gifuensis isolate YNYX2018 linkage group LG3, ASM1490517v1, whole genome shotgun sequence DNA window includes the following coding sequences:
- the LOC122852320 gene encoding E3 ubiquitin-protein ligase HECTD1 isoform X2: MAEVDPETLLEWLSMGQGDERDMQLIALEQLCMLLLMSDNVDRCFEICPPRTFLPALCRIFLDEQAPDSVLEVTARAITYYLDVSAECTRRVIAMEGAVKAICGRLSGAGLGSRTSRDLAEQCIKVLELVCAREAGAVFEAGGLPCSLCFIREHGARVHRDTLHSAMAVVSRLCGKVEPQDKALPDCVEALSILLRHEDAHVADGALRCFASLADRFSRRGTDPAPLACNGLVVELLYRLSNAAGPGASATATSSNPKTPPPSSTSSTMPTPEAKSCASVSTIISLLSTLCRGSPTITYDLLRSQLPDAIEKAVKGDERCALDSMRLVDLLLVLLFEGRSALGRGGSASSSGASGSAVAVGGAGGSSGQLLPRLRRLDSAGEKSHRQLIDCIRSKDTDALIEAIDNGGIEVNFMDDVGQTLLNWASAFGTQEMVEFLCDRGADVNKGQRSSSLHYAACFGRPAIAKVLLRHGANPDLRDEDGKTSLDKARERVDEGHREVAAILQSPGEWMLPTNQEHKKPDNNNDIDNFTEPKGDPEMAPVYLKRLLPVFCSTFQSTMLSSVRKSSLSLIRKMVHYIQSDLLVETCGDDKTAGCGAMLVEVIANVLDNEEDEDGHLIVLQMIQDLMMKGKDEFLEHFARLGVFSKVAALAGPQETTPEPESESTIPGDEHRLEDAKELIVGRAYHWRDWCICRGRDCLYVWSDAAALELSNGSNGWFRFILDGKLATMYSSGSPEGGTDTNGKGRNTESLTTEENRGEFLEKLQRARSQVKPNSVSQPVLSRPGPTRLVVGNWALSSRKECEVFIHNSDGQQQATILREDLPGFIFESNRRTKHSFTAETSLGPDFAAGWAGKRGKRLRSKIEAIKQKVKTQAQEIYENYFKAAQAQPRGVVGKLSAIVNQIERACQKQLSGNREWRNVLQISLEELKLLLNEEGRVSAYELHSSGLVQALLALLAGPTSTIQLPSSRLTKLRLQRIAVFKSCFNSTNTNDDNNSAKILVQKLISVLESIEKLPVYLYDTPGSGYGLQILTRRLRFRLEKSPCESALIDRTGRSLKMEPLSTIQQLENHLLKMVAKQWHDHDRSTFTFVKKLKDIDKLTFQYQHDFDENGIIYWIGTNGKTTNEWINPGQYGLVVVTSSDGRTLPYGHLEDILSREQNALNCHTNDDKRAWFSIDLGVWLIPTAYTLRHARGYGRSALRNWSFQVSKDGISWITIITHCDDCSLNEPGSTATWTLESPNDELQGWRHLRLQQTGKNASGQTHYLSVSGFEVYGEVTGVCEDLGKAAREAEAGVRRQRRLIRTQVLRHLVSGARVARGLDWKWKDQDGIPPGEGSITGELHNGWIDVTWDHGGSNSYRMGAEGKYDLRINSNNNTLDGGGSGGGVGIGIGIGGIGCCGSGGSGGSDIKNKNSSGILTGRKSSSTTSLPDCTDISLRGSVVTSDQTASVDNLIAKNTAETIAESVLSIGKSEAVVAVTGEGGAGCTTGELSVVLHPRPDNNVTSDLATIVESLALNTDCTSNSNSNRASSSSKPLFSTLRGNKPSSGLLSLEAVEVLDRLREGADRLRNNTNSFLSGELLGLVPVRISVSNEADENPLRIRTVQREIPPPSPAATKVCSRDKDASSSSQNPSGGGPVVVTNPMSVSVPNLACSDANNTMEPAATTGLLETFAAMARRRTLGPSGTQHIAPNSNNGSNSRGQNSVSSLVRLALSSNFPGGLLSTAQSFPSLTSSGQVTGSGVTTTTTGASLGQALTMSLTSTSSDSEQVSLEDFLESCGGGITNSNISGTRTVGGPTLLGDLDDDEDGVLAEEDDDNEENDQEDDDEENEEEGEGGEGGEYEEVMVSRNLLAAFMDEETPQSTKRRAWDDEFVLKRQFSALIPAFDPRPGRTNINQTTDLDVPPPGSDTQPGIRTGISTMPSLSLILKGPGLPDIPDVELTLNDSHTSIFQAVQELMQLTELGSRQEKLRRIWEPTYTIIYKECKDDDESSGRATPIVTLYSGKLTNQNTNICTVEDVLQLLRHVYVLSTKNNSYNDDKKKSNREDIIIIDNNDNNNDNDDTLCTINPDDFTSKKITNKILQQIQDPLALAAGALPTWCEELARSCPFLLPFETRRLYFSCTAFGASRSIVWLQTQRDAVLERQRAPGLSPRRDDSHEFRVGRLKHERVSVPRGDKLLDWAEQVLKVHANRKSILEVEFVGEEGTGLGPTLEFFALVAAELQRKDLGLWLCDDDDTSDILKISSSDDNIKPIGYYVSRTSGLFPAPLPQSSELCNRAVRYFWFLGVFLAKVLQDNRLVDLPLSRSFLKLMCHGDITNNVNEKIGLTGVTQESMSSSMASSFISDDGGDNNNDGNGIYTSLEPIPWYSNILDTDDLVSVDPVRGKFIKDIQTLINKRERCLSDGCTSSINDDDYYKINHSSGASVAIDDLGLTMTYSVCSKIFQHDQIELVDGGCDIPVTIDNAKEYADLTISYCLNKGIARQMEAFKAGFSKVFPMEKLHAFSPEEVRAMLCGEQNPQWTREDLLNYTEPKLGYTRESPGFQRFVNVLVSLTGPERKAFLQFATGCSALPPGGLCNLHPRLTVVRKVDAGSGGYPSVNTCVHYLKLPEYPTESQLKERLLAATRERGFYLN, translated from the exons ATGGCTGAAGTTGATCCAGAAACGTTATTGGAATGGCTCAGTATGGGCCAGGGTGATGAGCGAGACATGCAGCTCATCGCTTTGGAACAATTGTGCATGTTACTACTTATGTCCGACAATGTCGATCGTTGCTTTgaaat atgTCCACCAAGAACATTTTTACCAGCATTATGCAGAATATTTTTAGATGAACAAGCACCAGATTCTGTTCTTGAAGTAACTGCACGTGCAATAACATATTATCTTGATGTATCAGCAGAATGTACACGTCGTGTTATTGCAATGGAAGGTGCTGTTAAAGCAATATGCGGTAGATTATCTGGTGCTGGTTTAGGTTCACGTACAAGTCGTGATTTAGCTGAACAATGTATCAAAGTATTGGAACTTGTTTGTGCAAGAGAAGCTGGTGCTGTATTTGAAGCTGGTGGTTTACCATGTTCTTTATGTTTTATAAGAGAACATGGTGCACGTGTACATCGTGATACATTACATTCAGCAATGGCTGTTGTATCACGTTTATGTGGTAAAGTTGAACCACAAGATAAAGCATTACCTGATTGTGTTGAAgcattgtcaatattattaagacATGAAGATGCTCATGTTGCTGATGGTGCATTAAGATGTTTTGCATCATTAGCTGATAGATTTTCAAGACGTGGAACTGATCCAGCACCACTTGCTTGTAATGGACTTGTTGTAGAATTACTCTATAG gtTATCTAATGCAGCTGGTCCAGGTGcatcagcaacagcaacatcaaGTAATCCAAAAACTCCACCACCATCAAGTACATCATCAACAATGCCAACACCAGAAGCAAAATCATGTGCATcagtatcaacaataataagtttattatcaacattgtGTCGTGGTTCACCAACAATAACATATGATTTATTACGTTCACAATTACCAGATGCAATTGAAAAAGCAGTTAAAGGAGATGAACGTTGTGCTCTTGATTCAATGAGacttgttgatttattacttgttttattatttgaaggACGTTCAGCACTTGGTCGTGGAGGTAGTGCTAGTAGTAGTGGTGCTAGTGGTAGtgctgttgctgttggtgGTGCTGGTGGTTCATCTGGACAATTATTACCAAGATTAAGAAGACTTGATAGTGCTGGTGAAAAATCACATAgacaattaattgattgtattAGATCAAAAGATACTGATGCACTTATTGAAGCAATTGATAATGGTGGTATTGAAGTAAATTTTATGGATGATGTTGGacaaacattattaaattggGCATCAGCATTTGGTACACAAGAAATGGTTGAATTTTTATGTGATCGTGGAGCTGATGTTAATAAAGGACAACGTTCATCAAGTTTACATTATGCAGCATGTTTTGGTAGACCAGCAATTGCTAAAGTATTATTACGTCATGGTGCTAATCCAGATTTACGTGATGAAGATGGTAAAACATCATTAGATAAAGCACGTGAAAGAGTTGATGAAGGACATCGTGAAGTTGCTGCAATTTTACAATCACCTGGTGAATGGATGTTACCAACAAATCAAGAACATAAAAAaccagataataataatgacattgataattttactGAGCCAAAAGGTGATCCAGAAATGGCACCAGTATATTTAAAACGTTTATTACCAGTTTTTTGTTCAACATTTCAATCAACAATGTTATCAAGTGTTAGAAAATCAAGTTTGagtttaattagaaaaatggTACATTATATACAATCAGATTTACTTGTTGAAACTTGTGGTGATGATAAAACAGCTGGTTGTGGAGCTATGCTGGTTGAAGTTATTGCAAATGTTCTTGATAATGAG GAAGATGAAGATGGTCATTTGATAGTTTTACAAATGATACAAGATTTAATGATGAaaggaaaagatgaatttCTTGAACATTTTGCAAGATTAGGAGTTTTTTCAAAAGTTGCTGCACTTGCTGGACCACAAGAAACAACACCAGAACCAGAATCAGAATCAACAATACCTGGTGATGAACATAGACTTGAAGatgctaaagaattaattgtTGGTCGTGCATATCATTGGCGAGATTGGTGTATTTGTCGTGGACGTGATTGTCTTTATGTATGGTCAGATGCTGCTGcacttgaattatcaaatgGAAGTAATGGATGGTTTAGATTTATTCTTGATGGTAAACTTGCAACAATGTATTCAAGTGGAAGTCCAGAAGGTGGAACTGATACAaatg GAAAAGGAAGGAATACTGAATCACTCACAACAGAag aaaatcgTGGtgaatttttggaaaaattacaACGTGCAAGAAGTCAAGTTAAGCCAAATTCAGTTAGTCAACCGGTATTATCGAGACCAGGTCCAACAAGATTAGTTGTTGGTAATTGGGCATTGTCATCAAGAAAAGAATGTGAAGTATTTATACATAATTCTGATGGTCAACAACAAGCAACAATATTACGTGAAGATTTACCTGGCTTTATATTTGAATCAAATCGTAGAACAAAACATTCATTTACTGCTGAAACAAGTTTAG gTCCTGATTTTGCAGCAGGATGGGCTGGTAAACGTGGTAAACGTTTACGTTCAAAAATTGAAGCaattaaacaaaaagtaaaaacacaAGCACaagaaatatatgaaaattattttaaagcagCTCAAGCACAACCACGTGGTGTTGTTGGTAAACTTTCAGCAATTGTTAATCAAATTGAAAGAGCATGTCAAAAACAATTATCTGGTAATCGTGAATGGCGTAATGTATTACAAATATCATTggaagaattaaaattattattaaatgaagaaGGAAGAGTATCAGCATATGAATTACATTCAAGTGGTCTTGTACAAGCATTATTAGCATTATTAGCTGGACCAACAAGTACAATACAATTACCATCATCACGTTTAACAAAATTACGTTTACAACGTATTGCTGTATTTAAATCatgttttaattcaacaaatacaaatgatgataataattcagcTAAAATActtgtacaaaaattaatatctgtacttgaatcaattgaaaaattaccagtatatttatatgataCACCTGGTTCTGGTTATGGTTTACAAATATTAACAAGACGTCTTAGATTTAGATTAGAAAAATCACCATGCGAATCAGCTTTAATTGATCGTACTGGTCGTAGTTTAAAAATGGAACCATTAAGTACAATACAACAATTggaaaatcatttattaaaaatggttGCAAAACAATGGCATGATCATGATAGATCAACATTtacatttgttaaaaaattaaaagatattgataaattaacatttcaaTATCAGcatgattttgatgaaaatggtATAATATATTGGATTGGTACAAATGGtaaaacaacaaatgaatGGATTAATCCAGGACAATATGGTCTTGTTGTTGTAACATCAAGTGATGGTAGAACATTACCATATGGACATCTTGAAGATATATTAAGTCGTGAACAAAATGCACTTAATTGTCatacaaatgatgataaacGTGCATGGTTTTCAATTGATCTTGGTGTATGGTTAATACCAACAGCATATACACTACGTCATGCACGTGGTTATGGACGTAGTGCATTACGTAATTGGTCATTTCAAGTATCAAAAGATGGTATTAGTtggataacaataataacacatTGTGATGATTGTTCATTAAATGAACCAGGTAGTACAGCAACATGGACATTAGAATCACCAAATGATGAATTACAAGGATGGCGTCATTTACGTTTACAACAAACTGGAAAAAATGCATCTGGACAAACACATTATTTATCTGTATCTGGATTTGAAGTATATGGTGAAGTTACTGGTGTTTGTGAAGATTTAGGAAAAGCAGCACGTGAAGCTGAAGCTGGTGTTAGACGTCAAAGAAGATTAATAAGAACACAGGTATTACGTCATCTTGTTAGTGGTGCAAGGGTTGCTAGGGGTCTTGATTGGAAATGGAAAGATCAGGATGGTATACCACCTGGTGAAGGTTCTATAACTGGTGAATTACATAATGGTTGGATTGATGTTACATGGGATCATGGTGGTTCAAATTCATATCGTATGGGTGCTGAGGGAAAATATGATTTACgaattaatagtaataataatacattggATGGGggtggtagtggtggtggtgttggcATTGGCATTGGCATTGGTGGTATTGGTTGTTGTGGTagtggtggtagtggtggtagtgatataaaaaataaaaattcaagtggTATATTAACGGGAAGAAAATCAAGTAGTACAACAAGTTTACCAGATTGTACTGATATTAGTTTAAGGGGTTCAGTTGTAACATCTGATCAAACAGCaagtgttgataatttaatagcTAAAAATACTGCTGAAACAATTGCTGAAAGTGTTTTATCAATTGGTAAAAGTGaggctgttgttgctgttacTGGGGAGGGTGGTGCTGGTTGTACAACTGGTGAACTTTCTGTTGTTTTACATCCTCGTCCTGATAATAATGTTACAAGTGATCTTGCAACAATTGTTGAATCTTTGGCATTGAATACTGATTGTACATCAAATAGTAATAGTAATCGTGCATCAAGCAGTTCTAAACCACTTTTTTCAACTTTGAGGGGAAACAAG ccaTCAAGTGGTTTATTGAGTCTTGAAGCTGTTGAAGTACTTGATCGTCTACGTGAAGGTGCCGATAGATTACGTAATAATACAAACAGTTTCTTAAGTGGTGAATTACTTGGTTTAGTACCTGTTAGAATATCAGTATCTAATGAAGCTGATGAAAATCCATTAAGAATTCGTACAGTTCAACGAGAAATTCCACCACCATCACCTGCTg CAACAAAAGTATGCAGTCGTGATAAAGATGCTAGTTCATCCTCACAAAATCCATCTGGGGGAGGTCCTGTTGTGGTTACCAATCCTATGTCCGTATCTGTACCCAATCTCGCTTGTTCTGATGCTAACAACACTATGGAACCAGCAGCAACAACTGGTTTATTGGAAACGTTTGCTGCAATGGCACGAAGACGTACTTTAG gACCATCTGGTACACAACATATTGCACCAAATTCAAATAATGGATCAAATTCACGTGGACAAAATTCAGTTTCAAGTCTTGTTAGATTAGCACTTAGTTCAAATTTTCCTGGTGGTTTATTGAGTACAGCACAAAGTTTTCCAAGTCTTACAAGTTCAGGACAGGTTACTGGAAGTGGtgttacaacaacaacaactggtGCTAGCCTTGGACAAGCACTTACAATGTCATTAACAAGTACGAGTAGCGACAGTGAACAG GTCAGTCTTGAGGATTTTTTGGAATCATGCGGTGGTGGTATtacaaattcaaatataagtGGTACACGTACTGTTGGTGGTCCAACATTACTTGGtgatcttgatgatgatgaagatggtGTATTAgctgaagaagatgatgataatgaagaaaatgatcaagaagatgatgatgaagaaaatgaagAAGAAGGTGAAGGTGGTGAGGGTGGTGAATATGAAGAAGTTATGGTATCAAGAAATTTATTAGCAGCATTTATGGATGAAGAAACACCACAAAGTACAAAACGTCGTGCTTGGGATGATGAATTTGTATTAAAACGTCAATTTTCAGCATTAATACCAGCATTTGATCCACGTCCAGGTCgtacaaatataaatcaaacaaCTGATTTAGATGTACCACCACCTGGTAGTGATACACAACCAGGTATACGTACTGGTATATCAACAATGCCAAGTTTATCACTTATACTTAAAGGACCAGGTTTACCAGATATACCAGATGttgaattaacattaaatgaTTCACATACAAGTATATTTCAAGCTGTACAAGAATTAATGCAATTAACTGAACTTGGTAGTAGACAAGAAAAATTACGTAGAATATGGGAACCAacatatacaataatttataaagaatgcaaagatgatgatgaatcatcTGGACGTGCAACACCAATTGTAACACTTTATTCAGGTAAATTaacaaatcaaaatacaaatatatgtaCTGTTGAAGAtgtattacaattattacgtcatgtttatgtattaagtacaaaaaataatagttataatgatgataaaaaaaaaagtaatagagaagatattattataattgataataatgataataataatgataatgatgatacatTATGTACAATTAATCCAGATGATtttacatctaaaaaaataacaaataaaatattacaacaaatACAAGATCCATTGGCCCTTGCAGCTGGTGCATTACCAACATGGTGTGAAGAATTAGCCCGTAGTTGTCCATTTTTACTTCCATTTGAAACACGTCGtttatattttagttgtaCTGCATTTGGTGCATCAAGATCAATAGTATGGTTACAAACACAAAGAGATGCTGTATTAGAACGTCAACGTGCACCTGGTTTAAGTCCAAGACGTGATGATAGTCATGAATTTAGAGTTGGTAGATTAAAACATGAAAGAGTTAGTGTACCACGTGGTGATAAATTACTTGATTGGGCTGAACAAGTACTTAAAGTACATGCAAATCGTAAAAGTATATTAGAAGTTGAATTTGTTGGCGAAGAAGGTACTGGTCTTGGACcaacattagaattttttgcACTTGTTGCTGCTGAATTACAAAGAAAAGATTTAGGTTTATGGctatgtgatgatgatgatacaagtgatattttaaaaatatcatcatctgatgataatattaaaccaATTGGTTATTATGTTTCTCGTACTAGTGGTTTATTTCCAGCACCATTACCACAAAGTTCAGAATTATGTAATCGTGCTGTACgttatttttggtttttggGTGTATTTTTGGCTAAAGTATTACAAGATAATCGTCTTGTTGATTTACCATTATCaagatcatttttaaaattaatgtgtCATGGTGATATAACAAAtaatgttaatgaaaaaattggatTAACTGGTGTTACACAAGAAAGTATGTCATCAAGTATGGCATCAAGTTTTATAtctgatgatggtggtgataataataatgatggtaaTGGTATTTATACATCATTAGAACCAATACCATGGTATAGTAATATACTTGATACAGATGATCTTGTATCTGTTGATCCAGTAcgtggtaaatttattaaagatatacaaacattaattaataaacgtGAACGTTGTTTATCTGATGGTTGtacatcatcaataaatgatgatgattattataaaattaatcattcatcTGGTGCATCAGTTGCTATTGATGATTTAGGACTTACAATGACATATTCGGTAtgttcaaaaatatttcaacatgaTCAAATTGAACTTGTTGATGGTGGTTGTGATATACCAGTTACCATTGATAATGCCAAGGAATATGCTGATTTAACAATatcatattgtttaaataaaggTATAGCACGACAAATGGAAGCTTTTAAAGCTGgtttttcaaaagtttttcCAATGGAAAAACTACATGCCTTCAGCCCAGAAGAAGTCAGAGCAATGCTTTGTGGTGAACAAAATCCACAATGGACACGTGAAGATTTGCTCAATTATACTGAACCAAAATTGGGATATACCAGAGAAAG tcCTGGATTCCAAAGATTTGTCAATGTATTAGTATCATTAACTGGGCCAGAAAGAAAAGCTTTTCTTCAATTTGCAACTGGTTGCTCAGCTCTACCTCCAGGTGGTTTGTGTAATCTTCATCCAAGACTGACTGTTGTTCGAAAAGTTGATGCTGGATCAGGTGGTTATCCATCAGTCAACACTTGTGTACATTACTTGAAACTTCCTGAGTACCCAACTGAAAGTCAATTGAAAGAAAGACTTTTAGCTGCAACACGTGAACGTGGCTTCTATctcaattaa